One Candidatus Eremiobacterota bacterium genomic region harbors:
- the mnmE gene encoding tRNA uridine-5-carboxymethylaminomethyl(34) synthesis GTPase MnmE: MISCSRDDTITAIATPQGEGGIGIVRISGRESLVLASRIFVPSGPPGFRKYSIHYGYVRDPGHGGMIDEVLLMVMKAPHSYTREDVVEIQCHGGMAPLSRILEVLLSLGARMAMPGEFTRRAFLNGRIDMIQAEAVLDMIRARSDKAMELAFSQLSGKVSRELSLFRQRLIEVLALVEGPMDFPDEAIPSLSRGELTKRLGALHDEAVAMVELSKAGKIYRDGVRVAILGKPNVGKSSLFNVLLGEMRAIVTEFPGTTRDSLEESCLVSGIPLVLSDTAGIRRTDNFIERKGVEKSEEALEKADFVLLVVDSSCEADREDREIYEMVRNRGTEYLVVLSKSDLPRRVSREQIRAMEGQCPAVVVSAQSGEGMEELKKCLHGRIACHAPLEGCVMAGIRQRESLLKITKALDEALRTQEGGFPHDLLAIDLSRALHFLGELLGEHFDEEVLDMLFSQFCVGK; this comes from the coding sequence ATGATCTCCTGCTCCCGCGATGACACCATTACCGCCATTGCCACCCCCCAGGGGGAGGGAGGCATTGGCATTGTGAGGATCAGCGGAAGAGAGTCCCTGGTCCTCGCTTCCCGCATTTTCGTGCCTTCGGGACCGCCGGGATTCAGAAAATATTCCATTCACTACGGATATGTCCGCGATCCCGGCCATGGAGGCATGATCGATGAGGTCCTCCTCATGGTGATGAAAGCCCCTCATTCCTATACAAGGGAGGATGTGGTGGAGATCCAGTGCCACGGGGGCATGGCACCCCTTTCCAGGATCCTGGAGGTGCTTCTCTCTCTTGGAGCCCGGATGGCCATGCCTGGTGAATTTACCAGAAGAGCTTTTCTGAACGGGCGTATTGATATGATCCAGGCCGAGGCCGTGCTGGACATGATACGCGCGCGGTCCGATAAAGCCATGGAACTGGCTTTTTCACAGCTTTCAGGGAAGGTGTCGCGGGAGCTTTCACTGTTCAGGCAACGGCTCATTGAGGTGCTTGCCCTGGTGGAAGGGCCCATGGATTTTCCCGATGAAGCCATTCCCTCCCTTTCCCGCGGAGAGCTCACAAAAAGGCTCGGGGCGCTCCATGACGAGGCCGTGGCCATGGTGGAGCTCTCAAAGGCGGGGAAGATTTACCGCGACGGCGTCCGCGTAGCCATCCTGGGAAAGCCTAACGTGGGAAAATCATCGCTTTTCAACGTGCTCCTCGGCGAGATGCGCGCCATCGTCACCGAGTTCCCCGGCACGACGAGGGACTCCCTTGAGGAGAGCTGCCTCGTATCGGGCATTCCCCTTGTGCTCTCTGATACGGCAGGCATCAGGAGGACCGATAATTTCATCGAGCGGAAAGGCGTGGAGAAAAGCGAGGAGGCCCTGGAGAAAGCCGACTTCGTGCTTCTGGTCGTGGACTCTTCCTGCGAGGCCGACAGGGAGGACCGCGAGATTTACGAGATGGTGAGGAACAGGGGCACGGAGTACCTTGTGGTGCTGAGCAAATCCGATCTGCCCCGGAGGGTGTCCCGGGAGCAGATAAGGGCCATGGAGGGCCAATGCCCTGCAGTGGTGGTTTCGGCCCAGAGCGGCGAGGGAATGGAGGAGTTGAAGAAATGCCTCCATGGGAGGATTGCATGCCATGCTCCCCTTGAAGGCTGCGTCATGGCAGGGATACGGCAGAGAGAGAGCCTCCTGAAGATAACAAAGGCTCTGGATGAGGCCCTGAGGACCCAGGAAGGGGGATTTCCCCACGATCTCCTGGCCATCGACCTTTCAAGAGCTCTTCACTTCCTGGGTGAGCTCCTGGGTGAGCACTTTGACGAAGAGGTTCTCGATATGCTTTTCAGCCAGTTCTGCGTAGGGAAGTGA
- the rsmG gene encoding 16S rRNA (guanine(527)-N(7))-methyltransferase RsmG, giving the protein MASSFDGDPVRFLREGARGLDLELSRGEADVLLRFCDEVMFWNRIINITSFRSLHDILVHMFLDSLASAPLLATLPCHEGADLGTGGGFPGIPLAVVRRDMRITLIESSNKKADFLVKLTRLLSLDHVRVVEERAGSLHASTAEDLYEVVFSRACAPLSLLISLAFPLLREGGRLLAWKGPALSRELRDAGETLLIYRGEVEKLHSYSLPGTGARSILVVKKCGSPPGRVPGKPSKKRNSPHHV; this is encoded by the coding sequence ATGGCTTCAAGTTTTGACGGCGATCCAGTGAGGTTTCTCCGAGAGGGCGCCAGGGGCCTTGACCTTGAACTCTCCCGAGGCGAGGCGGACGTGCTTCTGCGCTTCTGCGACGAGGTGATGTTCTGGAACCGCATAATCAATATCACCTCTTTTCGCAGCCTTCATGATATTCTGGTCCATATGTTCCTGGATTCCCTTGCCTCGGCACCCCTTCTTGCCACACTTCCATGCCATGAGGGTGCCGATCTGGGCACGGGCGGAGGTTTTCCCGGCATACCTCTTGCCGTGGTGAGGCGCGATATGAGGATTACTCTTATAGAATCGAGCAACAAGAAGGCCGATTTCCTTGTGAAGCTCACAAGGCTCCTGTCGCTCGACCATGTAAGGGTCGTGGAGGAGCGCGCCGGGTCCCTTCACGCCTCGACCGCTGAAGATCTCTATGAGGTGGTCTTCTCAAGGGCCTGCGCTCCCCTTTCTCTGCTTATCTCCCTTGCCTTCCCTCTGCTGAGGGAGGGGGGAAGGCTTTTGGCGTGGAAAGGCCCCGCCCTCTCAAGAGAGCTGAGGGACGCCGGGGAAACTCTTCTCATCTACAGGGGAGAAGTGGAAAAGCTCCACAGCTATAGTCTTCCCGGTACAGGGGCGCGCTCCATCCTTGTGGTGAAAAAATGCGGCTCTCCTCCCGGAAGGGTGCCTGGAAAGCCTTCCAAAAAGAGGAATTCTCCCCACCATGTGTAA
- a CDS encoding ParB/RepB/Spo0J family partition protein, translated as MAVQDSGNNLQAGARGPDHTLVLVALEEITGNPFQPRHSFDEQKLRELSLSMAHHGVIQPPVVVKREGRYQLVIGERRVRAARQAGIKAIPVIVKELDDSGLLEMALIENLHREDLNPIEEAQAYHALMEEYHYSQEQLSQRVGRSRPTITNALRLLRLPDEIQEALASGGLTAGHGKALLSLEDPALQKKVALKVLESRLSVRETEELTRRILEGKTALPAPSGGEWKEMEEALGSYLGTKVTVRGGKGGKGTIVIHYGSDTEMNRLMEHLMADMPAIRSHSAPLESSLL; from the coding sequence GTGGCGGTACAGGACAGCGGAAATAATCTCCAGGCAGGCGCCCGCGGGCCGGACCATACCCTCGTGCTGGTGGCTCTCGAGGAGATCACCGGGAATCCATTTCAGCCCCGGCATTCCTTTGACGAGCAGAAGCTCAGGGAGCTCAGCCTTTCCATGGCCCACCATGGAGTCATTCAGCCCCCCGTCGTCGTGAAGAGGGAGGGGCGCTACCAGCTCGTGATAGGGGAGCGCAGGGTGAGGGCGGCGCGCCAGGCCGGCATCAAGGCAATCCCCGTCATTGTCAAGGAGCTTGATGACTCGGGGCTCCTGGAGATGGCTCTCATCGAGAACCTTCACCGCGAGGACCTCAACCCCATTGAAGAAGCCCAGGCATACCATGCGCTTATGGAAGAGTACCACTACAGCCAGGAGCAGCTCTCCCAGAGGGTGGGCAGAAGCAGGCCCACCATCACCAATGCCCTGAGGCTTCTCAGGCTTCCCGATGAGATCCAGGAGGCTCTGGCCTCGGGCGGGCTCACTGCGGGACATGGCAAGGCTCTTCTCTCCCTCGAAGATCCCGCCCTCCAGAAAAAGGTGGCCCTCAAGGTCCTGGAGAGCCGCCTCTCGGTCCGCGAGACCGAGGAGCTCACAAGAAGGATTCTGGAGGGGAAGACGGCCCTCCCTGCGCCCTCAGGGGGTGAATGGAAGGAGATGGAGGAGGCTCTCGGATCGTACCTGGGAACGAAGGTCACGGTCCGCGGGGGAAAAGGCGGAAAAGGCACCATTGTGATACATTATGGCTCTGACACGGAAATGAACAGGCTCATGGAACATCTTATGGCCGATATGCCGGCCATAAGGTCGCACAGCGCGCCCCTTGAGTCCAGTCTTTTATAA
- the dnaX gene encoding DNA polymerase III subunit gamma/tau produces the protein MAEEHMALYRRWRSQRFSEVIGQEHVVKTLQNVVRNKKLLAHAYLFCGPKGTGKTSVARIFAKALNCLEGPSDEPCNRCANCLKITEGNSLDVMEIDAASHTSVEMVREHIIDKVNFAPIEGKFKIYLIDEVHKLSNHSFNALLKTLEEPPSHVIFILATTHPHELLPTILSRCQRFDFRRISQQDIMRRLRMVCQEEGYAIEEGALGIIAQASDGALRDALVVLEQSFSFSEGEVTTAQVASLLGLTEESLLFTFSQLIGEAKVSAVLQLLDKLVRDGKDMLQFVHELIEHYRRLLIVKVSKEAPLILEIAEDGYERLQKNAGIYEPGDILRIIKILSDLMVEMKDATCERVLLEVALIKMSTKRLDPSLSALKQRLDSLEKRIFDEKGELKEKASPPEVKQEVSPAAEAPKEAPPPPEEKKDSHEGHGGGLWEHWPRILQAVKNEKMPLYAVLVDTKPRLAEGDRVIIGVKKGFNFHKEQVETHRALIGSIISKFLHRPISVEAGGIEGEDGQGELFNDDYAEEHRKFVKDVMDVFGGRII, from the coding sequence GTGGCGGAAGAACATATGGCTCTTTACAGGAGATGGCGCTCTCAGAGGTTCTCAGAGGTCATCGGCCAGGAGCATGTGGTAAAGACTCTCCAGAACGTGGTGAGGAACAAGAAGCTTCTCGCCCATGCCTATCTTTTCTGCGGTCCCAAGGGAACGGGCAAGACAAGCGTCGCCAGGATCTTCGCCAAGGCCCTCAACTGCCTTGAGGGCCCCTCCGATGAGCCCTGCAACCGCTGCGCAAACTGTCTGAAGATTACCGAGGGGAACTCCCTGGACGTGATGGAGATTGACGCTGCCTCCCATACCTCGGTGGAGATGGTCCGGGAGCATATCATTGACAAGGTGAATTTTGCCCCCATTGAGGGGAAGTTCAAGATATATCTCATCGACGAGGTCCACAAGCTCTCCAACCATTCCTTCAACGCCCTTCTCAAGACCCTTGAAGAGCCGCCCTCTCATGTGATATTCATTCTTGCCACGACCCATCCCCACGAGCTCCTTCCCACGATCCTCTCGCGGTGCCAGCGCTTCGATTTCAGGAGGATCTCGCAGCAGGACATCATGAGGAGGCTCCGCATGGTGTGCCAGGAAGAGGGCTATGCCATAGAGGAGGGGGCCCTCGGTATCATTGCTCAGGCTTCAGATGGCGCGCTCCGCGATGCCCTCGTGGTCCTTGAGCAGAGCTTCTCTTTTTCCGAGGGGGAGGTGACGACGGCGCAGGTGGCGTCACTTCTGGGTCTCACCGAGGAATCGCTCCTCTTCACCTTCAGCCAGCTTATCGGCGAGGCTAAGGTGTCGGCGGTGCTGCAGCTTTTAGACAAGCTTGTAAGAGACGGCAAGGACATGCTGCAGTTTGTCCATGAGCTCATAGAGCATTACCGCAGGCTTCTTATCGTGAAGGTGAGCAAGGAGGCCCCCCTTATCCTCGAGATTGCCGAGGACGGCTATGAGAGGCTGCAGAAAAACGCCGGTATCTACGAGCCCGGTGACATCCTGCGTATCATCAAGATTCTCTCTGATCTCATGGTGGAGATGAAAGATGCCACCTGTGAGCGCGTTCTGCTCGAGGTTGCCCTTATAAAAATGTCCACGAAAAGGCTTGATCCCTCCCTGAGCGCTCTCAAGCAGAGGCTTGATTCCCTGGAGAAGAGGATTTTTGACGAAAAAGGTGAACTGAAAGAAAAAGCTTCTCCCCCGGAGGTGAAACAGGAGGTCTCCCCGGCGGCTGAGGCGCCGAAGGAAGCGCCGCCCCCTCCCGAGGAGAAGAAGGATTCCCATGAGGGTCACGGCGGCGGGCTGTGGGAGCATTGGCCCCGGATCCTGCAGGCCGTGAAGAACGAGAAGATGCCCCTTTACGCCGTCCTCGTTGACACGAAGCCGAGGCTCGCCGAGGGGGACAGGGTGATCATAGGGGTCAAGAAGGGTTTTAACTTCCACAAGGAGCAGGTGGAGACTCACAGGGCCCTGATTGGGAGCATCATCTCGAAGTTCCTGCACCGCCCCATCTCTGTCGAGGCGGGGGGCATCGAGGGAGAGGACGGCCAGGGCGAGCTCTTCAATGACGATTACGCCGAAGAGCACAGGAAATTTGTGAAAGACGTGATGGACGTTTTTGGGGGGCGTATCATCTAA
- a CDS encoding response regulator, which yields MDDAGNNKELVLLVDDDEHILRSLEIYLKMEGFRVITANSGKKALEILHESRPDLIVLDIMMPEMDGFEVLGHIKNDPERKTIPVIMLTAKSQDIDVLKGYQEGIASYMTKPFNLNELVDNINLILESVTEGRK from the coding sequence ATGGATGATGCCGGGAACAATAAGGAGCTGGTTCTTCTTGTCGATGATGATGAACATATCCTCCGCTCCCTGGAGATCTATCTGAAGATGGAAGGTTTCAGAGTCATCACGGCAAACAGCGGGAAAAAAGCCCTGGAGATCCTGCACGAATCCCGTCCCGATCTGATCGTGCTGGATATAATGATGCCCGAGATGGACGGATTCGAGGTCCTTGGCCATATCAAGAATGACCCTGAGAGAAAGACGATCCCCGTGATCATGCTCACGGCGAAAAGCCAGGATATTGATGTGCTGAAAGGTTACCAGGAGGGCATTGCCTCGTATATGACCAAGCCTTTCAATCTCAATGAGCTGGTGGATAATATCAACCTGATCCTGGAATCGGTGACGGAAGGCCGAAAATAG
- a CDS encoding YbaB/EbfC family nucleoid-associated protein — protein MQRQMMRQMQKKMGNLGGLGNLGKVQEKLQEELAAKVIEGTSGGGVVKIEMNGKQEVLSVKIDPSVVNPEEADVLEDLVMVAMKDALSKSQALGAEMMSSLTGGLNIPGLF, from the coding sequence ATGCAACGACAGATGATGCGGCAGATGCAGAAAAAGATGGGAAATCTCGGGGGCCTCGGGAACCTGGGGAAGGTCCAGGAAAAGCTCCAGGAAGAGCTTGCCGCCAAGGTCATCGAGGGCACCTCCGGCGGCGGTGTGGTGAAGATCGAGATGAACGGCAAGCAGGAAGTGCTCTCGGTGAAAATCGATCCTTCGGTGGTCAATCCCGAGGAGGCCGACGTGCTTGAGGATCTCGTGATGGTGGCCATGAAAGACGCCCTCTCAAAGAGCCAGGCCCTGGGGGCCGAGATGATGAGTTCTCTCACCGGCGGGCTCAACATTCCAGGTCTTTTCTGA
- the recR gene encoding recombination mediator RecR — translation MDVFERPVERLIREFMKMPTVGPKTAQRLAFFIIRQPREEVEQLCAAMAEVKETIGQCSRCFNLSEGDLCRICRNEKRDHQILCVVADFRDLAALERSGEYRGVYHVLGGLISPVDGIGPDDLTIASLVERVKSDPCREVIIATSPTINGEATALYIMKVLGSTGVKVTRIAYGIPAGGNLEYADEVTLARAMEGRREMGG, via the coding sequence ATGGACGTCTTTGAGAGACCTGTTGAGCGCCTTATCAGGGAGTTTATGAAGATGCCGACCGTGGGGCCCAAAACGGCCCAGAGGCTGGCATTTTTTATCATAAGGCAGCCCCGTGAAGAGGTGGAGCAGCTCTGTGCCGCCATGGCCGAGGTGAAGGAGACGATAGGGCAGTGCTCCCGGTGCTTCAACCTTTCCGAGGGCGACCTCTGCAGGATCTGCCGCAATGAAAAGAGGGATCATCAGATCCTCTGCGTCGTTGCTGATTTCAGGGACCTTGCGGCCCTTGAGCGCTCCGGTGAATACCGCGGCGTCTATCATGTCCTCGGGGGACTCATATCCCCCGTTGACGGCATAGGCCCCGACGATCTCACCATCGCTTCCCTGGTGGAGCGGGTAAAGTCTGATCCATGCCGGGAAGTGATAATCGCCACGAGCCCCACCATTAACGGCGAAGCGACGGCTCTCTATATCATGAAGGTCCTGGGCTCAACTGGCGTGAAAGTCACGCGGATTGCCTACGGAATCCCCGCAGGAGGGAACCTTGAATATGCCGACGAGGTCACCCTTGCCCGGGCCATGGAAGGAAGGAGGGAGATGGGGGGATAG
- a CDS encoding tetratricopeptide repeat protein, which produces MKKCSFSLVLVLFIACLLAGPALAQETPDMKDAMKCFYEKDFAKAKELFRKVISQDPQNSLALLYLLDCYAQDRNLQPILNELEEQALANKNSAPLMCHLGMGYFASALLKKGENFDDALTQFQEALKVDENISMGYLGMGIVYYKKRMIPRSRSYFMKASKLNANDVVALERLGEIFLLDDKNYSTAQTLFENIIQLYPSYPDGYFYYASASKALGEFDKAIENYEKAGALDPLGLTKGYYAAERIGDIYYHGLKNYPKAVEYYEKALRVGPENSYAKTMLTKAKAPPKDEEPPKKDDKTKLDDLKEKIKPKKEDKKVESQIKL; this is translated from the coding sequence ATGAAGAAATGTAGTTTCTCTCTCGTGCTGGTGCTCTTTATTGCGTGCCTGCTGGCGGGACCTGCCCTGGCGCAGGAGACGCCTGACATGAAGGATGCCATGAAGTGCTTCTATGAAAAGGATTTTGCCAAGGCCAAGGAGCTTTTCAGGAAGGTAATCTCCCAGGATCCGCAGAACAGCCTTGCCCTTCTCTATCTTCTGGACTGCTACGCCCAGGACAGGAACCTCCAGCCCATCCTGAACGAGCTTGAAGAGCAGGCCCTGGCGAACAAGAACTCAGCGCCCCTCATGTGCCATCTGGGCATGGGGTACTTTGCCTCAGCCCTCCTCAAGAAGGGTGAAAATTTCGATGATGCCCTCACGCAGTTCCAGGAAGCCCTCAAGGTTGATGAAAACATTTCCATGGGCTACCTGGGCATGGGTATTGTGTATTACAAGAAAAGGATGATCCCCCGGTCAAGAAGCTATTTCATGAAGGCATCAAAGCTCAACGCCAATGACGTAGTGGCCCTGGAGCGCCTGGGGGAGATATTCCTCCTCGACGACAAGAATTACAGCACCGCCCAGACCCTTTTTGAGAACATCATCCAGCTTTACCCCAGCTATCCCGACGGGTATTTCTACTATGCCTCGGCCTCGAAAGCGCTGGGCGAGTTCGACAAGGCCATCGAGAACTATGAGAAGGCGGGAGCACTCGATCCGCTGGGCCTCACCAAGGGCTATTACGCCGCCGAGAGAATCGGCGACATCTATTACCATGGCCTGAAAAATTACCCCAAAGCGGTGGAGTATTATGAAAAGGCCCTGAGAGTGGGGCCTGAGAACTCCTATGCGAAGACCATGCTCACCAAGGCCAAGGCCCCTCCGAAAGACGAGGAGCCTCCCAAGAAGGACGATAAAACCAAGCTCGATGATCTCAAGGAGAAGATAAAGCCCAAGAAGGAAGACAAGAAGGTGGAATCCCAGATAAAGCTCTGA